A window of Nicotiana tabacum cultivar K326 chromosome 24, ASM71507v2, whole genome shotgun sequence contains these coding sequences:
- the LOC107767284 gene encoding ubiquitin-like-specific protease 1D isoform X2 gives MKKGLLIDWNKLINDADDEPPAELVVTTKAPPAAAAEIHQPTIAVDGEEQSDELSILTNAELTDKIARLKKLLGSRGAMLPDGGEKLKANIKKHEDELERRKSDKENGCASWGRHKSGSIGALDGLGQRSTQSASPSQSAFAACFSNKLEEKADTKPENAFQNELHALNPCGRKRTLNRQFPTRQRHKIALSSREEPFKFRVNIDEQDFYADRKRRNISTRYSEESFSSCFPEKWKASQAQSSCTLRHVNDEAVVLVDEEEPDVVEIRQQVHVVESTMATKIYYPSRDDPESVEICYSDMESLAPEAYLSSTIMNFYIRYLQQTKSLADGERCAYHFFNTYFYNKLKESVFSKNDKEASFVKLRRWWKGVNIFEKAYIFLPIHEKLHWSLVIICIPDKEDQLGPILLHLDSLGLHCSRSLFDTMKKFLVEEWKFLRQGEVEDVPIADKIWDDFPRRIDDIIIQVPQQRNEYDCGLFVLFFIERFIVKVHERLKEKDLAMFGRKLFEPEEASSLRWKIRNILKEKFKNSSDK, from the exons ATGAAAAAAGGGTTACTTATTGACTGGAATAAGCTGATCAACGACGCCGATGACGAGCCTCCAGCAGAGCTCGTGGTCACCACTAAAGCACCGCCGGCGGCAGCGGCGGAGATACACCAACCGACGATTGCCGTTGACGGAGAAGAACAAAGTGACGAACTTTCGATATTAACGAATGCTGAACTAACCGACAAAATAGCCAGGCTCAAGAAGTTGCTTGGCTCCAGAGGCGCTATGTTACCTGATGGCGGTGAGAAGTTGAAGGCAAATATTAAAAAGCACGAGGATGAATTGGAGCGGAGAAAATCCGATAAG GAAAATGGATGTGCCTCATGGGGGAGGCACAAGTCTGGTTCTATTG GTGCACTTGATGGCCTTGGGCAACGGTCAACACAATCAGCATCCCCTTCGCAATCTGCGTTTGCTGCGTGCTTTTCAAACAAGCTGGAGGAAAAA GCAGACACTAAGCCAGAAAATGCTTTCCAAAATGAATTACATGCTCTAAATCCATGTGGCCGCAAAAGGACATTAAACAGGCAGTTTCCTACAAGACAAAGACATAAGATAGCATTGTCTTCACGAGAAGAACCTTTTAAATTCCGTGTAAACATAGATGAACAAGATTTTTATGCTGACCGAAAGAGAAGAAACATTTCTACTCGTTATTCTGAAGAAAGTTTCTCTAGCTGTTTCCCAGAAAA GTGGAAAGCTTCTCAAGCCCAATCTTCATGTACTTTGAGGCATGTGAAT GATGAGGCTGTTGTTCTAGTGGATGAGGAGGAACCTGATGTTGTTGAGATAAGGCAGCAAGTTCATGTGGTTGAAAG CACAATGGCAACCAAGATATACTATCCGTCGAG GGATGATCCTGAATCAGTCGAAATCTGTTATTCAGACATGGAATCTCTTGCTCCTGAAGCATATCTGTCATCTACTATAATGAACTTTTACATCCG GTACCTCCAGCAGACAAAGTCTCTTGCAGATGGTGAAAGGTGCGCATATCACTTTTTCAATACATATTTTTACAACAAGCTCAAAGAGTCTGTTTTCAGTAAG AATGACAAGGAAGCTTCGTTTGTCAAATTAAGGAGGTGGTGGAAGGGGGTGAATATATTTGAGAAAGCCTATATATTTCTTCCCATACATGAAAA gCTTCACTGGAGCTTGGTGATAATTTGCATACCAGATAAGGAAGACCAATTGGGGCCAATTTTACTTCACTTGGATTCATTGGGGCTCCACTGCAGCAGGTCTCTATTTGATACCATGAAAAA ATTTTTGGTGGAAGAATGGAAATTCTTGAGACAAGGAGAAGTGGAAGATGTTCCTATTGCCGACAAAATATGGGATGATTTTCCACGGAGAATAGATGATATTATTATTCAG GTCCCACAACAAAGAAATGAGTATGACTGTGGACTCTTTGTGCTTTTCTTTATCGAACGCTTCATAGTTAAAGTTCATGAAAGGCTTAAAGAGAAGGATCTGGCAATG TTTGGAAGGAAGTTGTTCGAACCTGAAGAAGCGTCTAGTCTGAGGTGGAAAATCCGTAACATACTTAAGGAAAAATTTAAGAATTCTAGTGACAAATAA
- the LOC107767284 gene encoding ubiquitin-like-specific protease 1D isoform X3, with amino-acid sequence MKKGLLIDWNKLINDADDEPPAELVVTTKAPPAAAAEIHQPTIAVDGEEQSDELSILTNAELTDKIARLKKLLGSRGAMLPDGGEKLKANIKKHEDELERRKSDKENGCASWGRHKSGSIGALDGLGQRSTQSASPSQSAFAACFSNKLEEKADTKPENAFQNELHALNPCGRKRTLNRQFPTRQRHKIALSSREEPFKFRVNIDEQDFYADRKRRNISTRYSEESFSSCFPEKWKASQAQSSCTLRHVNDEAVVLVDEEEPDVVEIRQQVHVVESTMATKIYYPSRDDPESVEICYSDMESLAPEAYLSSTIMNFYIRYLQQTKSLADGERCAYHFFNTYFYNKLKESVFSKQNDKEASFVKLRRWWKGVNIFEKAYIFLPIHEKLHWSLVIICIPDKEDQLGPILLHLDSLGLHCSRSLFDTMKKFLVEEWKFLRQGEVEDVPIADKIWDDFPRRIDDIIIQVPQQRNEYDCGLFVLFFIERFIVKVHERLKEKDLAMFGRKLFEPEEASSLR; translated from the exons ATGAAAAAAGGGTTACTTATTGACTGGAATAAGCTGATCAACGACGCCGATGACGAGCCTCCAGCAGAGCTCGTGGTCACCACTAAAGCACCGCCGGCGGCAGCGGCGGAGATACACCAACCGACGATTGCCGTTGACGGAGAAGAACAAAGTGACGAACTTTCGATATTAACGAATGCTGAACTAACCGACAAAATAGCCAGGCTCAAGAAGTTGCTTGGCTCCAGAGGCGCTATGTTACCTGATGGCGGTGAGAAGTTGAAGGCAAATATTAAAAAGCACGAGGATGAATTGGAGCGGAGAAAATCCGATAAG GAAAATGGATGTGCCTCATGGGGGAGGCACAAGTCTGGTTCTATTG GTGCACTTGATGGCCTTGGGCAACGGTCAACACAATCAGCATCCCCTTCGCAATCTGCGTTTGCTGCGTGCTTTTCAAACAAGCTGGAGGAAAAA GCAGACACTAAGCCAGAAAATGCTTTCCAAAATGAATTACATGCTCTAAATCCATGTGGCCGCAAAAGGACATTAAACAGGCAGTTTCCTACAAGACAAAGACATAAGATAGCATTGTCTTCACGAGAAGAACCTTTTAAATTCCGTGTAAACATAGATGAACAAGATTTTTATGCTGACCGAAAGAGAAGAAACATTTCTACTCGTTATTCTGAAGAAAGTTTCTCTAGCTGTTTCCCAGAAAA GTGGAAAGCTTCTCAAGCCCAATCTTCATGTACTTTGAGGCATGTGAAT GATGAGGCTGTTGTTCTAGTGGATGAGGAGGAACCTGATGTTGTTGAGATAAGGCAGCAAGTTCATGTGGTTGAAAG CACAATGGCAACCAAGATATACTATCCGTCGAG GGATGATCCTGAATCAGTCGAAATCTGTTATTCAGACATGGAATCTCTTGCTCCTGAAGCATATCTGTCATCTACTATAATGAACTTTTACATCCG GTACCTCCAGCAGACAAAGTCTCTTGCAGATGGTGAAAGGTGCGCATATCACTTTTTCAATACATATTTTTACAACAAGCTCAAAGAGTCTGTTTTCAGTAAG CAGAATGACAAGGAAGCTTCGTTTGTCAAATTAAGGAGGTGGTGGAAGGGGGTGAATATATTTGAGAAAGCCTATATATTTCTTCCCATACATGAAAA gCTTCACTGGAGCTTGGTGATAATTTGCATACCAGATAAGGAAGACCAATTGGGGCCAATTTTACTTCACTTGGATTCATTGGGGCTCCACTGCAGCAGGTCTCTATTTGATACCATGAAAAA ATTTTTGGTGGAAGAATGGAAATTCTTGAGACAAGGAGAAGTGGAAGATGTTCCTATTGCCGACAAAATATGGGATGATTTTCCACGGAGAATAGATGATATTATTATTCAG GTCCCACAACAAAGAAATGAGTATGACTGTGGACTCTTTGTGCTTTTCTTTATCGAACGCTTCATAGTTAAAGTTCATGAAAGGCTTAAAGAGAAGGATCTGGCAATG TTTGGAAGGAAGTTGTTCGAACCTGAAGAAGCGTCTAGTCTGAG ATAA
- the LOC107767284 gene encoding ubiquitin-like-specific protease 1D isoform X1 codes for MKKGLLIDWNKLINDADDEPPAELVVTTKAPPAAAAEIHQPTIAVDGEEQSDELSILTNAELTDKIARLKKLLGSRGAMLPDGGEKLKANIKKHEDELERRKSDKENGCASWGRHKSGSIGALDGLGQRSTQSASPSQSAFAACFSNKLEEKADTKPENAFQNELHALNPCGRKRTLNRQFPTRQRHKIALSSREEPFKFRVNIDEQDFYADRKRRNISTRYSEESFSSCFPEKWKASQAQSSCTLRHVNDEAVVLVDEEEPDVVEIRQQVHVVESTMATKIYYPSRDDPESVEICYSDMESLAPEAYLSSTIMNFYIRYLQQTKSLADGERCAYHFFNTYFYNKLKESVFSKQNDKEASFVKLRRWWKGVNIFEKAYIFLPIHEKLHWSLVIICIPDKEDQLGPILLHLDSLGLHCSRSLFDTMKKFLVEEWKFLRQGEVEDVPIADKIWDDFPRRIDDIIIQVPQQRNEYDCGLFVLFFIERFIVKVHERLKEKDLAMFGRKLFEPEEASSLRWKIRNILKEKFKNSSDK; via the exons ATGAAAAAAGGGTTACTTATTGACTGGAATAAGCTGATCAACGACGCCGATGACGAGCCTCCAGCAGAGCTCGTGGTCACCACTAAAGCACCGCCGGCGGCAGCGGCGGAGATACACCAACCGACGATTGCCGTTGACGGAGAAGAACAAAGTGACGAACTTTCGATATTAACGAATGCTGAACTAACCGACAAAATAGCCAGGCTCAAGAAGTTGCTTGGCTCCAGAGGCGCTATGTTACCTGATGGCGGTGAGAAGTTGAAGGCAAATATTAAAAAGCACGAGGATGAATTGGAGCGGAGAAAATCCGATAAG GAAAATGGATGTGCCTCATGGGGGAGGCACAAGTCTGGTTCTATTG GTGCACTTGATGGCCTTGGGCAACGGTCAACACAATCAGCATCCCCTTCGCAATCTGCGTTTGCTGCGTGCTTTTCAAACAAGCTGGAGGAAAAA GCAGACACTAAGCCAGAAAATGCTTTCCAAAATGAATTACATGCTCTAAATCCATGTGGCCGCAAAAGGACATTAAACAGGCAGTTTCCTACAAGACAAAGACATAAGATAGCATTGTCTTCACGAGAAGAACCTTTTAAATTCCGTGTAAACATAGATGAACAAGATTTTTATGCTGACCGAAAGAGAAGAAACATTTCTACTCGTTATTCTGAAGAAAGTTTCTCTAGCTGTTTCCCAGAAAA GTGGAAAGCTTCTCAAGCCCAATCTTCATGTACTTTGAGGCATGTGAAT GATGAGGCTGTTGTTCTAGTGGATGAGGAGGAACCTGATGTTGTTGAGATAAGGCAGCAAGTTCATGTGGTTGAAAG CACAATGGCAACCAAGATATACTATCCGTCGAG GGATGATCCTGAATCAGTCGAAATCTGTTATTCAGACATGGAATCTCTTGCTCCTGAAGCATATCTGTCATCTACTATAATGAACTTTTACATCCG GTACCTCCAGCAGACAAAGTCTCTTGCAGATGGTGAAAGGTGCGCATATCACTTTTTCAATACATATTTTTACAACAAGCTCAAAGAGTCTGTTTTCAGTAAG CAGAATGACAAGGAAGCTTCGTTTGTCAAATTAAGGAGGTGGTGGAAGGGGGTGAATATATTTGAGAAAGCCTATATATTTCTTCCCATACATGAAAA gCTTCACTGGAGCTTGGTGATAATTTGCATACCAGATAAGGAAGACCAATTGGGGCCAATTTTACTTCACTTGGATTCATTGGGGCTCCACTGCAGCAGGTCTCTATTTGATACCATGAAAAA ATTTTTGGTGGAAGAATGGAAATTCTTGAGACAAGGAGAAGTGGAAGATGTTCCTATTGCCGACAAAATATGGGATGATTTTCCACGGAGAATAGATGATATTATTATTCAG GTCCCACAACAAAGAAATGAGTATGACTGTGGACTCTTTGTGCTTTTCTTTATCGAACGCTTCATAGTTAAAGTTCATGAAAGGCTTAAAGAGAAGGATCTGGCAATG TTTGGAAGGAAGTTGTTCGAACCTGAAGAAGCGTCTAGTCTGAGGTGGAAAATCCGTAACATACTTAAGGAAAAATTTAAGAATTCTAGTGACAAATAA